Proteins from one Gimesia maris genomic window:
- a CDS encoding sialidase family protein, translating into MRRLPTVKMSACLLSALAVCFMSQTQTFGNGPEKTTPDQPGLVMQEFIYDQAPFPSCHASTIAETPEGLVCAFFGGTAEKNPDVEIWLSRNTGDGWSAPVSVADGVKDATKRWPCWNPVLFQTKPGTLLLFYKVGPNPSEWWGMLKISHDNGKTWGKARRLPDGFVGPVKNKPFLLSDGTLLCPASTEHDSWQLQMEWTPDLGKTWHRTGPLNDGREIGAIQPSVLQYGDKLQILCRSRQGKIVEAWSEDNGRSWSKVTPTSLPNPNSGTDAVTLKDGRALLVYNPTKKGRSPLHVAISEDGKHWKTGLVLEDKKGEYSYPAVIQTADGKVHITYTWRRELVKHVVIDPAQLELKEID; encoded by the coding sequence ATGAGACGCTTACCAACTGTGAAAATGTCGGCCTGTCTGCTGTCTGCTCTGGCTGTCTGCTTTATGAGCCAGACTCAGACGTTTGGAAACGGACCTGAAAAAACTACTCCCGATCAACCGGGGCTTGTTATGCAGGAATTCATCTACGATCAGGCCCCGTTTCCTTCCTGTCATGCTTCAACCATCGCTGAAACACCGGAAGGACTGGTTTGTGCCTTTTTCGGTGGAACTGCTGAGAAAAACCCGGACGTCGAAATCTGGCTGTCCCGAAATACAGGTGATGGCTGGTCGGCTCCCGTGAGCGTTGCAGATGGAGTGAAAGATGCTACGAAACGCTGGCCGTGCTGGAACCCGGTTCTGTTTCAGACCAAGCCCGGCACGCTGCTGCTGTTTTATAAAGTGGGACCCAATCCGAGTGAATGGTGGGGTATGCTCAAGATTTCCCATGATAATGGCAAGACCTGGGGCAAAGCCCGGCGTCTGCCTGACGGCTTCGTTGGACCGGTCAAAAATAAACCGTTCCTGTTGTCTGACGGAACCTTGCTCTGCCCTGCCAGTACCGAACATGATAGCTGGCAGTTACAGATGGAATGGACACCCGATCTGGGTAAAACGTGGCATCGGACTGGTCCTTTAAATGACGGACGTGAAATTGGAGCAATCCAGCCTTCAGTACTTCAGTATGGCGATAAACTGCAGATTCTCTGTCGCAGTCGTCAGGGCAAGATTGTGGAAGCCTGGTCTGAGGATAATGGTCGTTCCTGGAGCAAAGTCACGCCGACATCGCTGCCGAATCCCAATAGTGGAACCGATGCTGTTACTCTGAAAGATGGTCGGGCGCTGCTCGTTTATAATCCCACGAAAAAGGGACGCAGCCCGCTGCATGTCGCGATTTCCGAAGATGGTAAACACTGGAAAACCGGACTCGTTCTGGAAGACAAAAAGGGGGAATATTCTTACCCGGCTGTGATTCAGACGGCAGATGGCAAGGTGCATATCACCTATACCTGGAGACGTGAGCTGGTCAAGCATGTGGTCATTGACCCTGCTCAGCTGGAACTTAAAGAGATTGATTGA
- a CDS encoding O-acetylhomoserine aminocarboxypropyltransferase/cysteine synthase family protein yields MDAEALKLATLCLHGGQEPDSATNSRAVPIYQTTSYTFNDTDHAARLFGLQEFGNIYSRLMNPTCDVLEKRLALLEGGAGALAVASGQAAESLAILNIVESGQNIVSSSSLYGGTYNLFHYTFPKFGIQTKFVDQSDPENFKKAIDENTRCVYVEAIGNPRCDIPDFEAIAEIAHEAGIPLIVDTTLASPALVRPFEHGADIIVASCTKFIGGHGTSIGGIIIEKGGFPWDNGKFPGMTEPDPSYHGLKFYETFGGMNIAYVLKIRVQLLRDLGPAMSPFNAFQFLQGLETLHLRMERHSENGMAVAKFLESHPKVSWVNYAGLESHPSYQLAQKYMPKGAGAVFGFGIQGATPEEQQANGVKLINSVKLFSHLANVGDSKSLIIHPSSTTHQQLSPEEQASSGVTPDFVRLSVGTEDQEDLINDLKQALDQI; encoded by the coding sequence ATGGATGCCGAAGCATTGAAACTAGCGACTCTGTGTCTGCATGGCGGCCAGGAACCCGATAGCGCGACCAACTCACGTGCCGTTCCGATTTATCAGACCACTTCTTACACATTCAACGACACTGATCACGCGGCCAGACTGTTTGGCCTGCAGGAATTCGGAAACATCTACTCCCGACTGATGAATCCTACCTGTGACGTGCTTGAAAAACGTCTCGCCCTGCTCGAAGGAGGAGCCGGTGCTCTGGCGGTTGCCTCCGGTCAGGCTGCGGAATCACTGGCGATTCTAAACATCGTCGAGTCCGGTCAGAATATCGTTTCCTCATCCAGCCTGTATGGCGGAACCTACAATCTGTTCCACTACACCTTCCCCAAATTCGGTATTCAGACCAAATTCGTCGATCAGAGCGATCCCGAGAACTTCAAAAAAGCCATCGACGAAAATACCCGCTGCGTCTATGTCGAAGCCATCGGCAATCCCCGTTGTGATATTCCCGACTTCGAGGCCATCGCTGAGATCGCCCACGAAGCAGGTATCCCACTGATCGTCGATACCACCCTCGCCTCCCCTGCTCTCGTCCGCCCGTTTGAGCATGGCGCTGATATCATTGTTGCTTCCTGTACCAAATTCATAGGCGGTCACGGGACTTCGATCGGCGGAATCATTATTGAAAAGGGTGGCTTCCCCTGGGATAACGGAAAATTCCCCGGCATGACCGAACCCGATCCCAGCTATCATGGTCTTAAATTCTACGAGACCTTTGGTGGCATGAATATCGCCTACGTCCTGAAAATCCGCGTGCAGTTGCTGCGGGACCTGGGACCGGCTATGAGTCCGTTCAACGCCTTCCAGTTCCTTCAAGGCCTGGAAACGCTGCACCTGCGAATGGAGCGTCACAGCGAGAACGGCATGGCTGTCGCGAAATTCCTAGAAAGCCATCCCAAGGTCTCCTGGGTCAATTATGCCGGACTGGAATCGCATCCTTCCTATCAACTGGCTCAGAAATATATGCCCAAGGGAGCCGGGGCTGTCTTCGGCTTTGGAATTCAGGGAGCAACTCCTGAAGAACAACAGGCCAATGGGGTAAAACTGATTAATAGTGTCAAGTTATTCTCACACCTCGCTAACGTGGGAGACAGTAAATCTTTGATTATTCATCCTTCCAGCACAACGCATCAGCAGTTATCGCCGGAAGAACAGGCCAGTTCCGGCGTCACACCTGATTTCGTCAGGCTGTCCGTTGGAACCGAAGATCAGGAAGACCTGATCAATGACCTCAAACAGGCTCTGGATCAGATCTGA
- a CDS encoding DUF1553 domain-containing protein has translation MTSFYVCPVHAGDAVPVARWDFSTEEAAPLSVHGNVTRDQAGPVPPEFPDFAKDNTAIRLDGKGAYIAVNDPGDKSIFDFTNGDAMTVEAWVKVAQIRNGQPMYVIGKGRTHSPHVAPDNQNWALRVVGAGDAAKLSFLFATPTPPGAKGPNWHRWTSKLKFAVVTGWHHIAVTYQFGKPDSIQGWIDGRPTDGAWDLQGATKAAPVVDNDQVWIGSSMGGNTSNSFNGWVDAIAVYRTRLNNKVITSHFHRLGGPRTVGPAPEKMPEISDVPPGKVLVTFSESMPASDRWLNAGEKWPQETSRWLGTEFLLPRIPLRYDDWGIRSSWKAPLLVRMAADVKLKPGTHRLLLRARALGRLWIDGKVVARTKSLTYRPPNGEEPITPLAEPPLPGARVKGYRMQEVFGEITIPDHDDGTTRLCRVVLELVTGGKSLRTETGEVCVAFETDDGNSYAVIRPQQQDALPLTDTAVNPVLAQIESAITRLEDETRLKAAASQDAFWQTRHAAARAWTAQHPAPEIPTVVDSGLNHPIDRFLASKIDKALLESSATDRSQAEHFHKTILPLLQENCFRCHGDKDKGGLRLNTRENALKSGDSEIPAIVPGDISASELLERIRAEDESIRMPPTGKPLSKRQIAELEKWIQQGAIWPAVPLEASEVALAPVINDEAFLKRIYLDTVGVPPTLAEVRQFLEDSNPDKRNQLIDRLLEDDRFADHWVSYWMDLLAENPTLLNASLNSTGPFRWFLYDALRDKKAFDRIVTELLLMRGSPHEGGSAGFAIAAENDSPFAAKGHIVASAFLGIELQCARCHDSPYHSTTQRDLFSLAAMMNRKPLTVPSTSRVPDAFFEKKDRESLIRVTLKPDETIQADWPFAGVTGAVDDSKIDSLMHNPQDTRERLAALITAPENERFANVIVNRLWKQLIGTGLVEPVYDWEGRKPSHPKMLDWLSRQFVTHDYDLNHVIRLIVTSQVYQREATGNNGNKSETLRFFTAPEKRRLTAEQIVDAMHTATGKQLDVEELTFVHDGQRDVSNRLSLGRPSRAWMFADLKNERDRPSLSLPYARTVTDVLEAFGWTGSRQKPIMHRETEPNVLQPGVLANGTLSMNLIRVSDQSELAQLAVDSREPGEIIEALYLRFLCRRPSQEELNTFSNALAQGFDSRLLPTGEIVPVQEPVPLPQVTWFNHLRPEANTIQQNVERRVRKGPPADPRFRPEWREIYEDIIWSLMNHREFVWIP, from the coding sequence TTGACATCTTTTTACGTCTGTCCCGTCCATGCCGGTGATGCAGTACCGGTCGCCAGATGGGATTTCTCGACGGAAGAAGCGGCTCCCTTGTCCGTGCATGGCAACGTGACCCGTGATCAGGCTGGTCCTGTTCCGCCTGAGTTCCCAGACTTTGCAAAGGATAACACGGCAATTCGCCTTGATGGCAAGGGCGCATACATAGCCGTCAATGACCCTGGGGACAAGAGTATTTTCGACTTCACCAATGGTGATGCCATGACGGTCGAAGCCTGGGTGAAGGTCGCGCAAATTCGAAATGGACAGCCGATGTATGTCATCGGGAAAGGGCGCACTCACTCTCCGCATGTTGCACCTGACAATCAGAACTGGGCACTGCGTGTGGTGGGTGCCGGTGATGCAGCGAAACTCAGCTTCTTATTCGCAACACCCACTCCCCCCGGTGCCAAAGGCCCTAACTGGCATCGCTGGACATCAAAATTAAAATTTGCCGTGGTAACTGGTTGGCATCATATCGCGGTGACCTACCAATTCGGTAAGCCCGATTCCATTCAAGGCTGGATTGATGGTCGGCCCACTGACGGCGCATGGGATCTGCAGGGGGCAACCAAAGCAGCTCCCGTAGTTGATAACGATCAGGTCTGGATCGGCTCATCCATGGGAGGCAATACCAGCAATAGTTTTAACGGCTGGGTTGATGCGATTGCAGTCTATCGGACGAGATTAAATAACAAGGTCATCACATCTCATTTTCATCGACTCGGCGGCCCGCGTACTGTGGGTCCTGCGCCTGAAAAAATGCCCGAGATTTCCGATGTGCCTCCCGGGAAAGTTCTGGTTACATTTTCCGAAAGCATGCCTGCCTCTGATCGCTGGTTGAATGCAGGCGAGAAATGGCCACAGGAGACGTCCCGCTGGCTTGGAACGGAATTTCTGCTCCCTCGGATTCCATTGCGTTACGATGACTGGGGAATTCGCTCCAGCTGGAAAGCGCCGCTGCTGGTGCGCATGGCGGCGGATGTCAAACTGAAACCGGGAACACATCGGCTCTTACTCCGAGCACGTGCCCTGGGACGGTTGTGGATTGACGGCAAGGTTGTGGCACGCACGAAATCGCTCACATATCGTCCTCCCAATGGTGAAGAACCCATTACGCCTCTGGCAGAGCCCCCCTTGCCTGGTGCCCGTGTGAAGGGCTATCGGATGCAGGAAGTCTTTGGTGAGATCACAATCCCCGATCATGATGATGGCACAACCCGACTCTGTCGCGTTGTGCTGGAACTCGTAACCGGTGGAAAGAGCTTGCGGACGGAAACTGGTGAAGTCTGTGTGGCATTCGAAACTGACGATGGAAATTCTTATGCGGTCATACGACCTCAACAACAGGATGCTCTTCCCTTAACAGATACTGCCGTTAATCCTGTACTGGCACAAATTGAGTCTGCGATTACTCGACTGGAAGATGAGACCCGACTCAAGGCGGCTGCGAGCCAGGACGCCTTCTGGCAGACACGACATGCTGCCGCCCGCGCATGGACGGCACAACACCCTGCTCCGGAAATTCCCACCGTTGTAGATTCTGGTCTCAACCACCCGATTGATCGCTTCCTGGCCAGCAAGATCGATAAAGCACTCTTAGAATCTTCGGCCACGGATCGCAGTCAGGCAGAACACTTTCACAAGACAATTCTGCCACTTCTGCAAGAGAATTGCTTCCGCTGCCATGGAGACAAAGACAAAGGCGGATTAAGACTGAACACCAGAGAGAATGCATTAAAGTCAGGCGATTCCGAAATCCCGGCAATTGTTCCCGGTGATATATCTGCCAGTGAACTGCTGGAACGCATCCGAGCGGAAGACGAAAGCATTCGTATGCCTCCGACTGGGAAACCTCTCAGTAAGCGACAGATTGCGGAACTGGAAAAGTGGATTCAGCAGGGAGCGATCTGGCCTGCCGTTCCATTGGAGGCTTCAGAAGTGGCGCTGGCACCGGTGATCAACGATGAAGCATTCCTGAAACGGATTTATCTCGATACCGTGGGGGTCCCGCCTACGTTGGCTGAAGTTAGACAGTTTCTGGAAGATTCCAATCCGGACAAACGCAATCAACTGATTGACCGCCTGCTGGAAGATGACCGCTTTGCTGACCATTGGGTAAGTTATTGGATGGATTTACTGGCTGAGAATCCGACCCTACTGAATGCATCGCTGAACAGCACAGGCCCTTTTCGCTGGTTTCTGTATGATGCCTTGCGAGATAAAAAAGCCTTCGACAGAATCGTGACGGAACTGTTACTGATGCGCGGCAGTCCACATGAAGGTGGCAGTGCCGGTTTTGCAATCGCTGCAGAAAATGATTCCCCTTTTGCTGCCAAAGGGCATATCGTCGCGTCCGCATTTCTGGGAATCGAACTCCAGTGCGCACGGTGCCACGACTCCCCTTATCATAGCACGACTCAGCGCGACTTATTCTCGCTGGCAGCGATGATGAACCGTAAACCTTTAACGGTTCCCTCGACAAGTCGCGTGCCAGATGCCTTCTTTGAAAAGAAAGACCGAGAGTCTCTGATCCGGGTCACGCTGAAGCCAGACGAAACGATTCAGGCTGACTGGCCATTTGCAGGTGTTACCGGAGCCGTTGATGATTCGAAAATTGACTCACTCATGCACAACCCGCAGGATACACGGGAACGGTTAGCCGCGCTGATCACTGCTCCGGAAAACGAGCGTTTTGCTAATGTGATCGTCAATCGTTTGTGGAAACAGTTGATCGGGACAGGTTTGGTCGAACCAGTTTATGACTGGGAAGGCCGCAAACCAAGTCACCCAAAGATGCTGGACTGGCTGTCACGCCAGTTTGTGACTCATGACTATGATCTGAACCACGTCATTCGTTTGATCGTTACTTCACAAGTTTACCAGCGTGAAGCGACTGGGAATAACGGGAATAAATCTGAAACGCTGCGGTTCTTTACTGCTCCTGAGAAACGCCGACTGACTGCGGAACAAATTGTAGACGCCATGCATACAGCGACCGGAAAACAGTTGGACGTTGAAGAGCTGACCTTTGTGCACGATGGGCAACGAGACGTCAGCAATCGTCTGTCATTGGGACGCCCCAGCCGTGCCTGGATGTTTGCGGATTTAAAGAACGAGCGGGACCGTCCGAGTCTTTCTCTGCCTTATGCCCGGACCGTGACCGATGTACTGGAGGCTTTTGGCTGGACTGGATCTCGTCAGAAACCGATCATGCATCGCGAGACGGAGCCGAATGTCCTGCAACCGGGAGTGTTAGCGAACGGCACTCTATCCATGAATCTCATTCGTGTGTCAGATCAAAGTGAACTGGCGCAGCTGGCTGTCGATAGCAGGGAGCCTGGGGAAATCATTGAAGCGTTATATCTTCGTTTTCTGTGTCGTCGACCGAGCCAGGAAGAATTGAATACGTTCAGTAACGCCTTGGCTCAAGGGTTTGATTCCCGTCTGCTGCCGACAGGCGAAATCGTTCCTGTACAAGAACCAGTTCCCTTACCTCAAGTGACGTGGTTTAATCACTTGCGACCGGAAGCGAATACTATCCAACAGAATGTGGAGCGGCGAGTCCGCAAGGGACCACCGGCTGATCCCCGTTTTCGTCCCGAATGGCGGGAAATTTATGAAGACATTATCTGGAGTCTGATGAATCATCGGGAGTTTGTCTGGATTCCCTAG
- a CDS encoding DUF1501 domain-containing protein encodes MKHQNTVPAFNRRECLAAGVALAGGLATSQLSVAETTPKLIQGKTEHVISIWLGGGMGQIDTFDPKRKGDPKTRKAGAYYDSIDTAVPGVQLCEHLKTLAPLMDRVTAMRTVNHESIDEHAAATNRMHTGRPISGTVTYPSLGSLVTHERGAVSDGAPPYVLIGYPNVTRGPGFLGASHGYLYLTNTHEGPAGLSRPDHITSDRQARRESFLAVLQNQGKAASEQRVRDYEAAIQQSLKLSGPEFNQAFQLDKEPADLRTKYGGEFGQRCLLSRRLVERGVRFIEVSHNLNFLNGAGWDVHYEGILLQHKLIQEMDTAVAALISDLEQKKLLDKTLIVITTEFGRPPEFDSGGGRGHQGTAFSCVLAGGGLAHRGAWGVTDELSKKIVENPVGLPDFFATILASLGIDYTKNLYDNDRPIPITDGGLPVKELFA; translated from the coding sequence ATGAAGCACCAAAATACGGTTCCCGCTTTCAATCGACGCGAATGTCTGGCCGCGGGAGTGGCACTGGCAGGTGGACTGGCGACTTCGCAACTCAGCGTGGCAGAAACAACGCCAAAGCTGATTCAAGGTAAAACAGAGCATGTGATTTCGATCTGGCTCGGCGGGGGGATGGGACAAATTGACACTTTCGATCCCAAGCGTAAAGGAGACCCAAAAACCAGGAAGGCGGGAGCATATTATGACTCGATCGATACTGCAGTGCCGGGGGTGCAGCTCTGTGAACACCTTAAGACGCTGGCCCCTTTGATGGATCGTGTCACGGCTATGCGTACGGTCAATCATGAATCGATTGACGAACACGCTGCCGCTACAAATCGCATGCACACCGGTCGTCCTATCAGTGGTACGGTCACCTATCCCTCTCTTGGTTCACTGGTGACCCACGAACGAGGTGCGGTCTCTGACGGCGCTCCTCCTTATGTCTTAATCGGCTATCCGAATGTGACGCGTGGTCCAGGCTTTCTAGGCGCCAGCCATGGGTATCTTTACCTGACCAATACTCATGAAGGTCCGGCAGGATTGTCTCGACCCGATCATATCACATCTGACCGACAGGCGCGACGAGAATCGTTCCTTGCTGTTTTACAGAATCAAGGAAAAGCAGCCAGCGAACAGAGGGTACGCGACTACGAAGCCGCGATTCAACAGAGTTTGAAGCTGAGTGGACCGGAATTTAATCAAGCCTTTCAACTGGATAAGGAACCAGCAGACCTGCGGACAAAGTACGGTGGAGAATTCGGTCAACGCTGCCTGTTGAGCCGTCGACTTGTGGAACGAGGCGTTCGATTCATTGAAGTCTCGCACAACCTGAACTTTCTAAATGGGGCCGGTTGGGATGTGCATTATGAAGGGATTTTGCTGCAACACAAACTGATCCAGGAAATGGATACCGCTGTTGCCGCCTTAATTTCCGATCTGGAGCAGAAAAAACTTCTGGATAAAACTCTAATCGTCATCACGACGGAATTTGGTCGTCCACCTGAATTTGACAGCGGCGGCGGACGGGGACATCAGGGAACCGCGTTCAGCTGCGTTCTCGCCGGTGGTGGTCTGGCACACCGTGGCGCGTGGGGAGTGACCGACGAGCTATCAAAGAAAATCGTCGAAAACCCGGTGGGCCTCCCGGATTTCTTTGCCACGATTCTGGCCTCTCTCGGGATCGACTACACGAAAAATCTCTATGACAACGATAGACCAATTCCCATTACAGATGGGGGGCTGCCTGTCAAAGAACTGTTTGCATAG
- a CDS encoding MarR family winged helix-turn-helix transcriptional regulator, which yields MELSNSITDVQPMNFDSKEQESFLHLWRTYDCLKVLEDSLFLQFELSPQQYNVLRLLQMYSPRTMQTMELGRRLISRCPDTSRMLDRLEKRLLVKRSRLPENRRVVEIAITKQGLALLKKMEKAVLEMHRQQLGHLSEKEHNSLIQLLKKARKPHEDSSCDWLES from the coding sequence ATGGAATTATCAAACAGCATTACCGATGTTCAACCAATGAATTTCGACTCAAAAGAACAGGAGTCCTTTCTACACTTGTGGCGGACATATGATTGCCTGAAGGTGTTGGAAGACTCGCTTTTTCTGCAATTCGAACTCTCCCCGCAGCAGTATAATGTCCTGCGACTATTGCAAATGTACTCTCCCAGAACGATGCAGACCATGGAACTAGGACGTCGGTTGATTTCCCGTTGCCCGGATACATCCAGGATGCTGGACCGGTTAGAGAAACGATTGCTTGTGAAACGCAGTCGGCTTCCTGAAAACCGCCGTGTGGTCGAAATAGCCATCACAAAGCAGGGCCTGGCGTTGCTCAAAAAAATGGAAAAGGCTGTCCTTGAAATGCATCGTCAGCAACTGGGACATCTGAGTGAAAAAGAACACAACAGTCTGATACAACTACTCAAAAAAGCGCGCAAACCGCACGAAGATTCTAGTTGCGACTGGCTGGAATCATAA
- a CDS encoding NAD(P)/FAD-dependent oxidoreductase gives MNSTNHSDVIIIGSGPGGATASTLIAQRGFSVTLLERELTPQYRVGESLIPETYWTFKRLKMLEKLKSSHFVKKNGVQFVNSSGQLSAPFYFYEHKPGECSQTWQIRRIEFDSMMLQNAREQGVAVNQGVRVLDVLFNDDRAVGVLVKDADGNRKKLFADVIVDASGQSSMIINKFKLRAPDPSLNKGAIWTYYEGAFRDEGKNEGATIVLSLKNSKGWF, from the coding sequence ATGAATTCTACAAATCATAGTGATGTTATTATTATCGGAAGCGGACCGGGTGGGGCTACTGCTTCTACGTTAATCGCACAGCGGGGTTTTTCCGTTACATTATTGGAACGTGAGCTTACGCCACAATACAGGGTCGGTGAATCATTGATCCCCGAAACTTATTGGACTTTTAAACGACTTAAAATGTTGGAAAAATTAAAGTCCAGTCACTTCGTTAAAAAGAATGGTGTTCAGTTTGTGAACTCATCGGGGCAGCTTTCAGCTCCATTTTATTTCTATGAACATAAACCAGGTGAATGTTCCCAGACATGGCAAATTCGTCGAATCGAGTTTGATTCAATGATGTTACAAAATGCCAGAGAGCAAGGAGTCGCAGTCAATCAGGGAGTACGAGTTCTGGATGTACTTTTTAATGATGATCGGGCAGTGGGAGTCCTGGTGAAAGATGCTGACGGAAATCGAAAGAAATTATTTGCAGACGTGATCGTGGATGCCAGCGGACAAAGTTCCATGATCATCAACAAGTTCAAATTACGAGCACCAGACCCGTCTCTCAACAAGGGAGCCATCTGGACATACTACGAGGGCGCATTCCGAGATGAAGGAAAAAATGAAGGAGCAACAATTGTACTTAGTTTAAAAAACTCAAAGGGATGGTTTTGA
- a CDS encoding NAD(P)/FAD-dependent oxidoreductase, whose protein sequence is MADFDYLFKGRQDHETTFHEELQNCPVVKKRISTGKQVAAMKATKDFTYRTKQAAGNGWVLVGDALGFLDPLYSSGILLALKSGELAADAIVDGLNRNDTSEEQLGVWAKEYFEGMDRMRRLVVEFYNGFNFGDFVRRFPHHKGNITDLLIGDLFKADLDQVFLDIDQMKSEEKSTANKH, encoded by the coding sequence GTGGCTGACTTCGACTATTTATTCAAAGGCAGGCAGGATCATGAAACAACCTTTCATGAAGAATTACAAAATTGTCCTGTCGTTAAAAAACGAATTTCAACCGGAAAACAGGTAGCGGCGATGAAAGCAACGAAAGACTTTACATACCGCACTAAACAGGCAGCAGGAAATGGTTGGGTCTTAGTTGGTGACGCATTAGGGTTCCTTGATCCACTTTATTCTTCGGGAATCCTGTTAGCTCTCAAGTCGGGAGAACTGGCTGCAGATGCGATCGTCGATGGTCTCAACAGAAATGACACTTCGGAAGAACAGCTCGGAGTATGGGCAAAAGAATATTTTGAAGGCATGGACCGGATGCGGCGATTGGTCGTTGAATTCTATAATGGTTTTAATTTTGGAGATTTTGTGAGACGTTTCCCACATCATAAAGGCAATATCACAGATTTGCTGATTGGTGATTTATTCAAAGCTGATCTTGATCAAGTGTTTTTGGATATTGATCAAATGAAATCTGAGGAAAAATCAACCGCAAACAAACACTGA